A genomic window from Geothermobacter ehrlichii includes:
- a CDS encoding NADH-quinone oxidoreductase subunit N: MSGAELLALLPVLILALGATGLLMVGAWWPRRQPLLLSGVVLALLAALVAGAVPPPVPEISGMFGAGPYARFFTILWSLLAALVLMLSDRYGDARRFPAGEYPTLVLFAAAGMALLSAATSLVGLLIGLESFTLVLYILIAIDKTSARGTEAGLKYLIMGIVATGFLGFGIALIYAATGSFHFPEIHAALVRQDGSAALSLLGWAMLLTAIGFKVSLVPFHLWTPDVYQGAPAPVTALLSTGSKGAVFAALVGLLFGIGDNLASLIPVLWALAAASLVVGTFCALRQDNIKRMLAYSSITHMGYTLTALLAWGETGREAVIFYLVVYTAANIGAFGVLTAFAIQGEEPQNYRDLRGLGYHHPRRSSALAFFLLSLAGIPPTAGFIAKFNVFHAALQAGYTGLALLGILASLVSLYYYLRPVIVMFLARERDLCLSPGSSGEHAVVVVCLFLALLLGIYPTPLYALIGLILP; encoded by the coding sequence ATGAGCGGCGCCGAACTGCTGGCCCTGCTGCCCGTTCTCATCCTCGCCCTGGGCGCCACCGGCCTGCTGATGGTCGGCGCCTGGTGGCCGCGCCGGCAGCCGCTGCTGCTGAGCGGCGTCGTTCTCGCCCTGCTGGCCGCCCTGGTCGCCGGCGCCGTACCGCCGCCGGTGCCGGAGATCAGCGGCATGTTCGGCGCCGGCCCCTATGCCCGATTCTTCACCATCCTCTGGAGCCTGCTGGCCGCCCTGGTCCTGATGCTCTCCGACCGCTACGGCGACGCCCGGCGCTTTCCGGCCGGCGAATACCCGACCCTTGTCCTGTTCGCCGCCGCCGGCATGGCCCTGCTGTCGGCGGCCACCTCCCTGGTCGGCCTGCTCATCGGCCTGGAGTCCTTCACCCTGGTGCTCTACATCCTGATCGCCATCGACAAGACCAGCGCGCGCGGAACCGAGGCGGGCCTGAAATACCTGATCATGGGCATCGTCGCCACAGGTTTTCTCGGCTTCGGCATCGCCCTGATCTACGCCGCAACCGGCAGCTTCCACTTTCCCGAGATTCATGCCGCCCTGGTCCGGCAGGACGGATCGGCCGCCCTCAGTCTGCTCGGCTGGGCCATGCTGCTGACCGCCATCGGCTTCAAGGTTTCGCTGGTGCCCTTCCACCTCTGGACACCGGATGTCTACCAGGGCGCGCCGGCACCGGTCACCGCCCTGCTCTCCACCGGGTCCAAGGGGGCGGTCTTCGCCGCTCTGGTCGGGCTGCTGTTCGGCATCGGAGACAATCTGGCGTCGCTGATTCCGGTTCTCTGGGCGCTGGCGGCAGCCTCCCTGGTCGTCGGCACCTTCTGCGCCCTGCGCCAGGACAACATCAAGCGCATGCTCGCCTACTCCTCCATCACCCACATGGGCTACACCCTGACGGCGCTACTCGCCTGGGGGGAGACCGGCCGCGAGGCGGTGATCTTCTACCTGGTGGTCTACACTGCCGCCAACATCGGCGCCTTCGGCGTGCTGACCGCCTTCGCCATCCAGGGGGAGGAGCCGCAGAACTACCGGGATCTGCGCGGCCTCGGCTACCACCATCCGCGCCGCAGCAGCGCCCTGGCCTTCTTCCTGCTGTCGCTGGCCGGCATTCCGCCCACCGCCGGCTTCATTGCCAAGTTCAACGTCTTTCACGCCGCGCTGCAGGCGGGTTACACCGGCCTGGCGCTGCTCGGCATTCTCGCTTCGCTGGTTTCGCTCTACTACTACCTGCGGCCGGTCATCGTCATGTTCCTCGCCCGCGAGCGCGACCTCTGTCTCTCTCCCGGCAGTTCCGGCGAGCATGCCGTCGTGGTGGTCTGCCTCTTCCTGGCGCTGCTGCTCGGCATCTATCCGACCCCCCTCTACGCCCTGATCGGCCTGATTCTGCCCTGA
- a CDS encoding complex I subunit 4 family protein: MTTFPVLTTLLLLPLLGTALCLLFRRQADLCREIALAVTLVILGFSIWCFTFPAAADGWILSESYRWIPRLGARLTLEMDGLSLLLVALTAFLQVIAVLISWHQKKHPAFFYALLLLMECGILGVFLATDLLLFYLFWEMMLIPMFFLIGIWGHGRRVYAAVKFFLFTLAGSLLMLLAIIGLYLLHGRQTGDYSFALEALKATDCGGLEPWLYAGFMLGFLIKVPVIPFHTWLPDAHTVAPAAGSLDLAGLLLKTGVFGILRFAFPLFPAAAAASLPLLATLALVGLFYGAWCAYVQNDVKRLIAYSSVSHLGVTMLGLASANVPAMEGAILLMLCHGVTTGALFALVSMLRRRTGTRDLDRLGGLWKEAPVFSCFFLFFALASLGLPGLANFSGEFLVFVGAFRTVPLWGALAVAGVVFAAAYTLRMVQGSLWGERPTRGRPWPDLTALEVIALAPLVLFTLWLGLYPETFLAPLHQPVRLLLEQAAPLVAVNGGMP; encoded by the coding sequence ATGACAACCTTCCCTGTTCTGACAACCCTGTTGCTGCTTCCCCTGCTGGGAACGGCTCTCTGCCTGCTTTTTCGCCGGCAGGCCGACCTGTGCCGGGAGATTGCCCTGGCCGTCACCCTGGTGATTCTCGGCTTCAGCATCTGGTGCTTCACCTTTCCGGCAGCGGCCGACGGCTGGATCCTGAGCGAGAGCTACCGCTGGATTCCGCGTCTCGGCGCCCGCCTGACCCTGGAGATGGACGGCCTGTCGCTGCTGCTGGTGGCCCTGACCGCCTTTCTGCAGGTGATCGCCGTGCTCATCTCCTGGCATCAGAAGAAGCATCCGGCCTTCTTCTACGCCCTGCTGCTGCTGATGGAATGTGGCATTCTCGGCGTCTTTCTCGCCACCGACCTGCTCCTTTTCTACCTGTTCTGGGAGATGATGCTGATCCCCATGTTCTTCCTGATCGGCATCTGGGGGCACGGCCGCCGGGTCTACGCCGCCGTCAAGTTCTTTCTCTTCACCCTGGCCGGCTCGCTGCTGATGCTGCTGGCAATCATCGGCCTCTACCTGCTGCACGGCCGGCAAACCGGCGACTACAGCTTCGCCCTCGAGGCGCTGAAAGCCACCGACTGCGGCGGTCTGGAGCCCTGGCTCTACGCCGGCTTCATGCTCGGCTTCCTCATCAAGGTGCCGGTCATCCCCTTCCACACCTGGCTGCCCGACGCCCACACCGTCGCCCCGGCCGCCGGCTCCCTCGACCTGGCCGGGCTGCTGCTGAAGACCGGCGTTTTCGGCATTCTGCGCTTCGCCTTCCCGCTCTTTCCGGCAGCGGCCGCCGCCAGCCTGCCGCTGCTGGCGACCCTGGCCCTGGTCGGGCTCTTCTACGGCGCCTGGTGCGCCTACGTCCAGAACGACGTCAAGCGGCTGATCGCCTATTCGTCCGTATCCCATCTCGGCGTCACCATGCTCGGCCTGGCGTCGGCCAACGTACCGGCAATGGAGGGGGCGATTCTGCTGATGCTCTGCCACGGCGTCACCACCGGCGCCCTCTTTGCCCTGGTCTCCATGCTGCGCCGACGCACCGGCACCCGCGACCTCGACCGCCTGGGCGGCCTGTGGAAGGAGGCACCGGTCTTCTCCTGCTTCTTCCTCTTCTTCGCCCTGGCCTCACTCGGACTGCCGGGACTGGCCAATTTCAGCGGCGAGTTCCTGGTCTTTGTCGGCGCTTTCAGAACCGTCCCCCTCTGGGGAGCGTTGGCAGTGGCCGGGGTGGTCTTCGCCGCCGCCTACACGCTGCGCATGGTGCAGGGTTCGCTCTGGGGTGAACGCCCGACCAGGGGGCGCCCCTGGCCCGACCTGACGGCGCTCGAGGTCATCGCCTTGGCGCCGCTGGTGCTCTTCACCCTCTGGCTGGGACTCTATCCCGAAACCTTCCTGGCGCCGCTGCACCAGCCGGTCCGGCTGCTGCTGGAACAGGCGGCGCCCCTTGTGGCCGTCAACGGAGGGATGCCATGA
- the nuoL gene encoding NADH-quinone oxidoreductase subunit L, with translation MNPKLLFLIPLLPLLGAAVNILVGMRLRPLWRGGIAVVSVALSFALACLAWPLSAGEGTRTLLATWLASGGLRADFGILFDPLAASMTLMVTGVSTLIHLYAVGYMEQEQDTARFFALLNLFVFSMLCIVLADNLLLLFLGWEGVGFCSYGLIGFWYARLDNARAGQKAFLVTRVGDVFLAVALLWLFTATGHLGIPEINAAAPSLAPAAVTAIVLLLLAGASGKSAQLPLMTWLPDAMAGPTPVSALIHAATMVTAGVYLLCRLFPLVSLSPTGLAAITLVGGLTAFYAATCAVAQREIKKVLAYSTMSQIGYMFIAVGAGSVSGAMFHLLTHAFFKALLFMGAGCVIHLCGEENDIHRMGGVKKKSPFVFWMFLAGALCLAGMPLSGGFFSKDGILLACFSHDDGIHRLVWLLGLVSAFLTSFYTFRLLYLVFAGEARQRTHPHRLSPLMRWTLPPLALLGLFGGLLNLPPAWGGNEMLKHLLAVANEWTADVPHGTEYALAVMAAGLFLLGLLAAWGRYRSYPGDQPNGIKRFLLAGWQADTGIEWTLLKPFRALAIFFGLGLDQTVIEGGLRLLADGAHRQGELLRRSVTGRVTTYVHGFAWGLLALLLWFLLETVR, from the coding sequence ATGAATCCGAAACTGCTGTTTCTCATACCCCTGCTCCCCTTGCTGGGAGCGGCCGTCAACATCCTGGTCGGCATGCGCCTGCGCCCGCTCTGGCGCGGCGGCATCGCCGTCGTCTCGGTGGCGCTGAGCTTTGCCCTGGCCTGCCTGGCCTGGCCCCTGTCCGCCGGCGAGGGGACCCGCACCCTGTTGGCGACCTGGCTGGCCAGCGGCGGCCTGCGGGCCGACTTCGGTATCCTCTTCGATCCGCTGGCCGCCTCGATGACCCTGATGGTCACCGGTGTGTCGACCCTGATCCACCTCTACGCCGTCGGCTACATGGAACAGGAGCAGGACACCGCCCGCTTCTTCGCCCTGCTCAACCTCTTCGTCTTTTCCATGCTCTGCATCGTGCTGGCCGACAACCTGCTGCTGCTCTTTCTCGGCTGGGAAGGGGTCGGTTTCTGTTCCTACGGCCTGATCGGCTTCTGGTACGCCCGGCTGGACAACGCCCGCGCCGGGCAGAAGGCCTTCCTGGTGACCCGGGTCGGCGACGTCTTTCTCGCCGTCGCCCTGCTCTGGCTGTTTACCGCCACCGGCCATCTCGGCATTCCGGAAATCAACGCCGCCGCTCCGTCCCTGGCGCCGGCGGCGGTCACCGCCATCGTCCTGCTGCTGCTGGCGGGCGCCAGCGGCAAGAGCGCCCAGCTGCCGCTGATGACCTGGCTGCCCGACGCCATGGCCGGACCGACCCCGGTTTCGGCCCTGATCCACGCCGCCACCATGGTCACCGCCGGCGTCTACCTGCTCTGCCGCCTCTTCCCGCTGGTCTCCCTGTCGCCGACCGGCCTGGCCGCCATCACTCTGGTCGGTGGCCTGACCGCCTTCTACGCCGCCACCTGCGCCGTCGCCCAGCGGGAAATCAAGAAGGTGCTCGCCTATTCGACCATGAGCCAGATCGGCTACATGTTCATCGCCGTCGGCGCCGGCTCGGTCAGCGGCGCCATGTTCCACCTGCTGACCCACGCCTTCTTCAAGGCCCTGCTGTTCATGGGTGCCGGCTGCGTCATTCACCTGTGCGGCGAGGAGAACGACATCCATCGCATGGGCGGGGTGAAAAAGAAAAGTCCCTTCGTCTTCTGGATGTTCCTGGCCGGGGCGCTCTGCCTGGCGGGGATGCCCCTGTCCGGCGGCTTCTTCTCCAAAGACGGCATCCTGCTGGCCTGTTTCAGTCATGACGACGGCATCCACCGGCTGGTCTGGTTGCTCGGCCTGGTCAGCGCCTTTCTGACCAGTTTCTACACCTTCCGCCTGCTCTACCTGGTCTTCGCCGGCGAGGCGCGCCAGCGGACGCACCCGCACCGGCTCTCGCCCCTGATGCGCTGGACCCTGCCGCCGCTGGCCCTGCTCGGCCTGTTCGGCGGGCTGCTCAACCTGCCGCCGGCCTGGGGCGGCAATGAAATGCTGAAGCACCTGCTCGCGGTGGCGAACGAATGGACCGCCGACGTTCCCCACGGCACCGAATACGCACTGGCGGTGATGGCGGCCGGCCTCTTCCTGCTCGGCCTGCTGGCCGCCTGGGGACGCTACCGGAGCTATCCCGGCGACCAGCCGAACGGAATCAAGCGCTTTCTGCTCGCCGGCTGGCAGGCCGATACCGGCATCGAATGGACGCTGCTCAAACCCTTCCGTGCCCTGGCGATCTTCTTCGGACTCGGTCTCGACCAGACGGTGATCGAGGGCGGGCTGCGCCTGCTGGCCGACGGAGCGCACCGGCAGGGCGAGCTGCTGCGCCGCTCGGTCACCGGCCGGGTGACCACATACGTTCACGGCTTCGCCTGGGGCCTGCTGGCCCTGCTGCTCTGGTTTTTGCTGGAAACAGTCAGATGA
- the nuoK gene encoding NADH-quinone oxidoreductase subunit NuoK: MIVPLEHVLIVAGLMFCLGLACVLTRRSLIMILIGVEVMINAVGLALVGASAFWRQADGQLVVVLLMALTSAEVSISLAMVVYLNRRKGTIDADAYDGMKG; the protein is encoded by the coding sequence ATGATCGTACCACTGGAGCATGTCCTCATCGTCGCCGGCCTGATGTTCTGCCTCGGTCTGGCCTGCGTTCTGACCCGGCGCAGCCTGATCATGATCCTGATCGGCGTCGAAGTGATGATCAACGCCGTCGGCCTGGCCCTGGTCGGGGCCTCGGCCTTCTGGCGGCAGGCCGACGGCCAGCTGGTGGTGGTACTGCTGATGGCCCTGACCTCGGCCGAGGTCTCCATTTCGCTGGCGATGGTCGTCTATCTCAACCGGCGCAAGGGAACCATCGATGCCGATGCCTACGACGGGATGAAGGGATGA
- a CDS encoding NADH-quinone oxidoreductase subunit J family protein translates to MTAAIFYILSAAALLATLLTITRKNPVHAVIYLVHAFFALALLFYLLGAPLVAAWEVIIYAGAIMVLFLFIIMMLELTPGEGVSGPGWRQWLPVMLLGGVIAACTVLLVVTDPRTAGRLQEFYVSPRDFGYALFEKYALAVEVVSFQLLFAAVGAFYVGRGERARRRARGDER, encoded by the coding sequence ATGACCGCTGCCATTTTCTACATCCTCTCCGCCGCCGCCCTGCTGGCGACGCTGCTGACCATCACCAGGAAGAACCCGGTGCATGCGGTCATCTACCTGGTGCACGCCTTCTTCGCCCTGGCGCTGCTTTTCTACCTGCTCGGGGCGCCGCTGGTGGCGGCCTGGGAGGTGATCATCTACGCCGGTGCCATCATGGTGCTGTTCCTGTTCATCATCATGATGCTGGAGCTAACGCCGGGCGAAGGGGTGAGCGGTCCCGGCTGGCGGCAGTGGCTGCCGGTGATGCTGCTCGGCGGTGTCATCGCCGCCTGCACCGTGCTGCTGGTCGTCACCGACCCGCGCACCGCCGGCAGGCTGCAGGAATTCTACGTCTCGCCCCGGGATTTCGGCTACGCCCTGTTCGAAAAATACGCCCTGGCGGTGGAGGTGGTCTCCTTCCAGCTGCTGTTCGCCGCGGTGGGTGCCTTCTACGTCGGCCGGGGCGAGCGCGCACGGCGGCGGGCGAGGGGGGACGAACGATGA
- the nuoI gene encoding NADH-quinone oxidoreductase subunit NuoI, producing the protein MNLYQDIKAIVQAYWVTLRNMLRRPVTIQYPEQKRVPFERYRARIVLTRDPDGGERCVACYLCSAACPVDCISMQAAEDENGRRYAAWFRINFTRCIFCGMCTEACPTRAIQMTADYEICRRDSLSLVYEKEDLLIDGPGKEPDYNFYRHAGIGVVSPRGGNEDEKPPADVKSLLP; encoded by the coding sequence GTGAACCTGTATCAAGACATCAAGGCGATCGTTCAGGCCTACTGGGTCACCCTGCGCAACATGTTGCGCCGGCCGGTGACCATCCAGTACCCGGAACAGAAGCGGGTGCCCTTCGAGCGCTACCGGGCGCGCATCGTGCTCACCCGCGACCCGGACGGCGGCGAACGCTGCGTCGCCTGCTACCTGTGCAGCGCCGCCTGCCCGGTCGACTGCATCTCGATGCAGGCGGCCGAGGACGAAAACGGCCGCCGTTACGCCGCCTGGTTCCGGATCAACTTCACCCGCTGCATCTTCTGCGGCATGTGCACCGAGGCCTGTCCGACCCGGGCGATCCAGATGACCGCCGACTACGAGATCTGCCGGCGCGACTCGCTGAGTCTGGTCTACGAGAAGGAAGACCTGCTCATCGACGGCCCCGGCAAGGAGCCGGACTACAACTTCTACCGCCACGCCGGCATCGGCGTCGTCAGCCCGCGCGGCGGCAACGAGGACGAAAAACCACCGGCGGACGTGAAGAGTCTGCTGCCGTGA
- the nuoH gene encoding NADH-quinone oxidoreductase subunit NuoH, whose amino-acid sequence MPDWLLTGILILAKLGFVFFLLLTGAAYLVLLERKLLGRMQLRYGPNRVGPFGLLQPMADAVKLITKEDFIPSQADRVLFFIAPGIAAVTALLTFAVVPFGPPITLFGRQVPLVICDLNIGVLYFLGLSSLAVYGVTLGGWASNSKYALLGSIRALAQLISYELSMGLAIVPVVLMARSFSLTDIVNAQATVPFAVLNPVAFLIFLISILAESKRTPFDLPEAENEIVAGFHTEYSGMRFGLFFLGEYINVIILSSMMTVFFLGGWHGPLLPGIVWFFIKVMLVAFFFIWTRGTLPRFRYDQLMHFGWKVLVPAALANVMITGAILLLLE is encoded by the coding sequence ATGCCTGACTGGCTGCTCACCGGCATCCTGATCCTGGCGAAACTCGGCTTCGTCTTCTTCCTGCTGCTGACCGGCGCCGCCTATCTGGTGCTGCTCGAGCGCAAGCTGCTCGGCCGCATGCAGCTGCGCTACGGCCCCAACCGGGTCGGTCCCTTCGGCCTGCTGCAGCCGATGGCCGACGCCGTCAAGCTGATCACCAAGGAGGATTTCATCCCCTCGCAGGCGGACCGGGTCCTGTTCTTCATCGCCCCGGGCATCGCCGCCGTCACCGCCCTGCTCACCTTCGCCGTGGTTCCCTTCGGCCCGCCGATCACCCTGTTCGGCCGCCAGGTGCCGCTGGTGATCTGCGACCTGAACATCGGCGTGCTCTACTTTCTCGGCCTCTCCTCGCTGGCGGTCTACGGCGTCACCCTCGGCGGCTGGGCCAGCAACAGCAAATACGCCCTGCTCGGCAGCATCCGCGCCCTGGCCCAGCTGATCAGCTACGAGCTTTCGATGGGACTGGCCATCGTGCCGGTGGTGCTGATGGCCAGATCCTTCTCCCTGACCGACATCGTCAACGCCCAGGCGACGGTCCCTTTCGCCGTGCTCAACCCGGTCGCCTTCCTGATCTTCCTGATCAGCATCCTGGCCGAGTCGAAGCGCACGCCCTTCGATCTGCCGGAAGCGGAGAACGAAATCGTCGCCGGTTTTCACACTGAATACTCCGGGATGCGCTTCGGCCTCTTCTTCCTCGGCGAGTACATCAACGTCATCATCCTGTCGAGCATGATGACCGTCTTCTTCCTCGGCGGCTGGCACGGCCCGCTGCTGCCCGGCATCGTCTGGTTCTTCATCAAGGTGATGCTGGTCGCCTTCTTCTTCATCTGGACCCGCGGCACCCTGCCGCGCTTCCGCTACGACCAGCTTATGCACTTCGGCTGGAAGGTGCTGGTGCCGGCGGCGCTGGCGAACGTGATGATAACCGGAGCAATATTGCTCCTGTTGGAATAG
- the nuoG gene encoding NADH-quinone oxidoreductase subunit NuoG has protein sequence MPTLTIDNQTVTVPEGTNVLEAAQRLGIVIPHFCYHEALGAVGSCRLCAMKFEQGPVKGIEMACMVQAQDGMVVSTVDAEAQELRAAVIEWLMLNHPHDCPVCDEGGECQLQDMTIAGGHGIRRYRGSKRTWHNQDLGPFVVQEMNRCIQCYRCVRTYQDYCGGTDFGVMGSRNRVFFGRFRDGRLESPFSGNLVDVCPTGVFTDKTFRFRSRIWDLQEAPSICPHCSLGCAVVPGARYRELQRVRAGVNRRTNGFFICDRGRFGYGHVNHPDRPRTPRLQGAETGWPEALATARRRLQDIAEKYGPQAIALLGSSRSSLEALAQLKTWGERLGGARFCAEPVPRRDRAARRLAAGLGDRARCLDDIRHSDLIVLAGSDPLNEAPMLALALRQAARCGAAIHVFDPRPVELPCAFEHRPMTPDALVESLQNLDGDNVPAELQELSQALQQARQPILCGGADLLGETGVATLAETAAKLDAGLFVTLAGPNSFGSALLAGSGPDADQLCEEILTGQIRALVCLENDPLRDGPAQMARAMGKLEFLLVLDNLPNQAARQADIFLPTAALYESAGTLVNNEGRMLAFGSVFAPGLPIRETEQGSHPPREFCPTTPGGAPRPAWAVLSQLQQENLSLNQIRLRLEARDSRFAGLSLLAAGDEGKRVGGAGVQAPAASDEFPATAPAASLPLLVVDQLFGSELLAALSPALDPVKPQPKVLMHPETAAGLGLQQGDLLQLRTELEPFSLPLALEPRMAKGLLLAGRLRSTPLELFPAGIPVPCLVEKGGDDA, from the coding sequence ATGCCGACACTGACAATCGACAACCAGACCGTCACCGTTCCCGAGGGCACCAACGTGCTCGAGGCGGCCCAGCGGCTCGGGATCGTCATCCCGCACTTCTGTTACCATGAGGCGCTGGGGGCGGTCGGTTCCTGCCGCCTGTGCGCCATGAAATTCGAGCAGGGTCCGGTCAAGGGCATCGAGATGGCCTGCATGGTCCAGGCCCAGGACGGGATGGTGGTCTCCACCGTCGACGCCGAGGCGCAAGAGCTGCGCGCCGCGGTGATCGAATGGCTGATGCTCAACCATCCGCACGACTGCCCGGTCTGCGACGAGGGGGGCGAGTGCCAGCTGCAGGACATGACCATCGCCGGCGGGCACGGCATCCGTCGCTATCGCGGCAGCAAACGCACCTGGCACAACCAGGATCTCGGCCCCTTCGTCGTCCAGGAGATGAACCGCTGCATCCAATGCTACCGCTGCGTGCGCACCTACCAGGACTACTGCGGCGGCACCGACTTCGGGGTGATGGGCTCGCGCAACCGGGTCTTCTTCGGCCGCTTCCGGGACGGCAGACTCGAATCGCCCTTCTCCGGCAACCTGGTCGATGTCTGCCCGACCGGCGTCTTCACCGACAAGACCTTCCGTTTCCGCAGCCGGATCTGGGACCTGCAGGAGGCGCCGTCGATCTGCCCCCACTGCTCGCTCGGCTGCGCCGTCGTTCCCGGCGCCCGCTACCGGGAGCTGCAGCGGGTGCGGGCCGGTGTCAACCGCCGGACCAACGGCTTTTTCATCTGCGACCGGGGCCGCTTCGGCTACGGCCACGTCAACCACCCGGACCGGCCCCGCACGCCCCGCCTGCAGGGAGCCGAAACCGGGTGGCCCGAGGCCCTGGCCACGGCCCGGCGCCGGCTGCAGGATATCGCCGAAAAATACGGTCCCCAGGCCATCGCCCTGCTCGGTTCGTCCCGTTCCTCGCTGGAAGCCCTGGCGCAGCTGAAAACCTGGGGCGAAAGGCTGGGCGGCGCCCGTTTCTGCGCCGAACCCGTCCCCCGTCGCGACCGCGCCGCCCGCCGGCTCGCCGCCGGTCTCGGCGACCGGGCGCGCTGCCTGGACGACATCCGCCACAGCGACCTGATCGTGCTGGCCGGCAGCGACCCGCTCAACGAGGCGCCGATGCTGGCCCTGGCCCTGCGGCAGGCGGCCCGCTGCGGCGCCGCCATCCACGTGTTCGATCCGCGGCCGGTCGAGCTTCCCTGCGCCTTCGAGCACCGGCCGATGACGCCGGACGCACTGGTCGAAAGCCTCCAAAACCTGGACGGGGACAATGTTCCGGCCGAGCTGCAGGAACTGTCGCAGGCCCTGCAACAGGCCCGACAACCGATTCTGTGTGGCGGAGCCGATCTGCTCGGGGAAACGGGCGTCGCCACCCTGGCCGAAACAGCCGCGAAGCTGGATGCCGGCCTGTTCGTCACCCTGGCCGGCCCCAACAGCTTCGGCAGCGCCCTGCTGGCCGGAAGCGGCCCGGACGCCGACCAGCTGTGCGAAGAAATCCTCACCGGCCAGATCCGCGCCCTGGTCTGCCTCGAAAACGACCCCCTGCGCGACGGTCCAGCACAGATGGCCCGGGCCATGGGCAAGCTGGAATTCCTGCTGGTACTCGACAACCTGCCGAACCAGGCCGCCCGCCAGGCCGACATCTTTCTGCCGACGGCCGCCCTCTACGAAAGCGCCGGCACGCTGGTGAACAACGAGGGACGCATGCTGGCCTTCGGCTCCGTCTTCGCGCCCGGGCTGCCCATCAGGGAGACGGAACAGGGCTCCCATCCGCCGCGCGAGTTTTGCCCGACCACACCGGGCGGCGCACCGCGTCCCGCCTGGGCGGTGCTGTCGCAGTTGCAGCAGGAGAACCTGTCCCTGAACCAGATCCGGCTGCGCCTGGAGGCTAGGGACAGCCGCTTCGCCGGCCTCAGCCTGCTCGCCGCCGGCGACGAAGGCAAGCGCGTCGGCGGCGCCGGCGTCCAGGCGCCGGCGGCGAGCGACGAATTTCCTGCCACGGCCCCGGCCGCAAGCCTGCCGCTGCTGGTGGTCGACCAGCTCTTCGGCAGCGAGCTTCTCGCCGCCCTCTCGCCGGCGCTCGACCCGGTCAAACCGCAGCCGAAGGTGCTGATGCACCCGGAAACGGCGGCCGGTCTCGGGCTGCAGCAGGGCGACCTGCTGCAGCTGCGCACCGAGCTGGAGCCCTTCAGCCTGCCGCTGGCACTGGAGCCGCGCATGGCGAAAGGGCTGCTGCTCGCCGGCCGGCTGCGCTCGACGCCGCTGGAACTCTTTCCGGCCGGTATTCCCGTCCCCTGCCTGGTGGAGAAAGGAGGGGACGATGCCTGA